A genomic window from Gossypium hirsutum isolate 1008001.06 chromosome D12, Gossypium_hirsutum_v2.1, whole genome shotgun sequence includes:
- the LOC107945414 gene encoding peroxidase 10 gives MEQKAFKRPFVHLFYIFFLSHLVFCQLDYRFYDSTCPSLTGIVRYGVWSAIANDTRMAASLVRLHFHDCFVNGCDASILLDDIDSTFVGEKTASVNQNSVRGYEVIDKIKANVEKACPSTVSCTDILTLAAREAANIAGASYWMVPLGRRDGRTANKTAANELPSPFESLDNIIAKFNAKGLDTKDVVVLSGAHTIGFAQCFTFKQRLFNFGGSRKPDPDLEASLLKGLQTVCPDQVDSDTTLVPLDSVTTNRFDNSYYRNLVNSSGLLQSDHVLSTDNRTASMVLSYSRYPYLFLKDFGASMVKMANIGVLMGQDGEIRENCKVVN, from the exons ATGGAACAAAAAGCCTTCAAACGTCCCTTTGTTCACTTGTTTTACATCTTTTTCCTGAGTCACCTGGTGTTTTGTCAACTCGATTATAGATTCTATGACAGTACTTGTCCCAGTCTCACAGGGATTGTTAGATATGGTGTTTGGTCAGCCATTGCTAACGATACTCGGATGGCGGCCTCTCTTGTTCGACTTCACTTCCATGATTGTTTTGTTAAC GGATGTGATGCTTCAATCTTACTTGATGATATTGACTCAACATTTGTGGGGGAAAAAACAGCAAGTGTTAATCAAAACTCAGTAAGAGGCTATGAGGTTATTGACAAAATTAAGGCTAATGTTGAGAAAGCTTGCCCATCAACTGTTTCTTGCACTGATATATTAACTCTTGCAGCAAGAGAAGCTGCTAATATT GCAGGGGCATCGTATTGGATGGTACCGTTGGGTCGCCGAGACGGCCGAACAGCGAATAAGACCGCAGCTAATGAACTCCCATCACCTTTTGAGTCCTTAGATAACATCATTGCGAAGTTCAATGCAAAGGGTCTTGATACAAAGGATGTGGTTGTTCTATCAG GTGCTCACACCATTGGCTTTGCTCAATgtttcactttcaaacaaaggCTATTCAACTTTGGTGGGTCACGCAAGCCAGACCCAGATCTTGAAGCATCACTTCTCAAAGGCCTTCAAACTGTGTGTCCGGATCAAGTAGATTCAGACACCACTTTAGTTCCTTTAGACTCTGTTACAACTAACAGATTCGACAACAGCTACTACAGAAACCTTGTCAACAGTTCTGGTCTTTTGCAGTCAGACCATGTTCTGAGTACAGATAATAGAACTGCTTCAATGGTGCTTAGCTACAGCAGATACCCTTATCTGTTTTTAAAAGATTTTGGAGCATCAATGGTGAAGATGGCCAACATTGGTGTTCTAATGGGACAAGATGGGGAGATAAGGGAGAACTGCAAAGTGGTCAACTAG